In Alcaligenes faecalis, the sequence GGCAAATCGGCGTCGGCCCAAGCCCAGTCGGGCCTGCCACCGTCAATGTACAAGCGGGAGAAATTGGCATTGAACATGCCGGTGTAACGACCACCTTGATGCTGCGCTTGCAAGCGCCCTTCAGCCTGCTTGGCCTTCATGCTCAGAAACAGTCTGCCAGCAGCATCTTCCGTGCTTTCCATTTCCAGACGGTCCAACAGTTGCCCTCTGAAAAATGCCTGATCCGCATTCAGACGCACCCGCTCCAGCAAAGGCAGCAAGGGACGAGCCGAGGGAGTCAAAGGACTGCCATCCAGATTCTGGCCGAACTCCTCTACCACCCTCTCCCAGGCATCCAGATCCATACGGTCATAGCGGCTATGCAGTTGCAGGCCGCGTTGAGGCCAATTCACCAATCCCGGCGTTCCCATGCTGCCACTTTGAAAGTAACTACCCTGACGGGAACCTTGAGCATGCAGCAGGTTCAGCAAAAAGGTCTGTCTATCTTCCAAGCTGATCTGCAAACGATCCATCTTGGCGGCGGAGTCACTACTCCAGTCCGCCTTCAATTTGGCTGCGCGCTCGGCAGGCTTGTGGAAAGGTTCAGGCAAGTTCAGTGCCAAACCCGTCAGATCGGACTCGGCACCCAAAGAAAAAGAACCCTTGGCGTCCAGCTTCATCAACACGCTATAGGGAGTCTGACCCTGCAAACGCTGCAGGCCCTTCAACTCCAGATACTGTTCCAGACCTTTGGCTGTCAGCACACCACTCAGGCGCAAACCGGGCTTGCCGGGCTCCAGCACACCGCTGATCTGGGTGTCGCCGCCCAGCATCTTGCCCGTCAAGCTTTGGGCACTGACGCCTTTTTCATTAAAAGCCAGCTCGCCCTTCAACGCCGTAAACGAAGGAGCTTCAGGCATGTACTGAAACTCGCCATTGTTCATCTGGATTTGGCCCTGTACCTGGGCATCGTCGGCATTATCCAAAGGAATCTGCAATTTGACGGGTACGGTCCAATCCCCTTTGACGCGGCTGTCGGCCAGCAAGCCATCGAGCAAAGCATTCAGGGGAGACTGATGCACCAGGGCCAGGTAACTGGTCGCCGGTGCCTGGGACACGCCTTCCAGCTTCAGAAAGCTGTTTTGCTCCAGGGACGTGATATGGGTCTGAATATCGCGCAGCACAATATCCTGCTGCTTGGCGATAGGCATACGTGCCTGCTGGGCCACAATATCCAGATTGTCGTTATGCATGCGTATGCTGCCCTGCACGCCTTCCAGACGCGGCCAGGCCAAACGCTTGGGGCGGGCGGGCTGATAATCCACAATCCCCTGATCCAAAGCCCCGGCCACTTCAAAGCTGCCATCCTCCGGGCTCAAGCCATATGGGAAAGTATCCAGGCCACCTTGCAGCCGGATTGTCCCGTCTCGTACCGCCCCCTGCACCAGTCCAGCCTGCATCCATTCACGCGCCAGAGGGTTGACCGTCAAAGGCAGGTAATTCACCAAGGCCGCCAGATTCAGGTGCTTGAATTGCCCCTGCCAGTCCGCTACACCGGCCTCGAACTTGGCATCCTCGCGCCAGCTGCCCGTTAATTGCGCATCCAGATCAGGATTACGCAAAGCCAGATTCATTTTGCTGACGCTGAGTCTGGCCTGCTCGTCACGATGGGCTGTCCCTTGGGCATTGAGCTGATCCACCGCCAGATATTGGGCAAACAAATCCGGCACACGCAGACCAAAACCCTTCATCGACAGCGCCCACTGCACATCACCGCTTTGCTTGCCTTGAGCCAGCGCCTGCAAGTCATTCAGCCCCCCCTCCAGTTCCAGACTGGCTTGCTGCAGTTGCAAACGGTCTTCGCTTTCAGTAAGCACGGCCACATCGCGCAATTGGGCGGCCAGCTGCATCTGTATGGTCTGGGCCGCCTTGGGCTGACTG encodes:
- a CDS encoding YhdP family protein encodes the protein MVVRGLVRLALVLYFALMLSLVGLRYLLVPQLDNLRPYLVQKISEQTGLQVQIQELKGDWQGWNPHLSVTNLSLAEPGQEPMLQLPKLQADISWKSLFSGSLQLRQLDVQGLTIPVRRDPQGQILVMGQVLDLNDDSAPSEPEAWQGPVRWLLEQRGIRIQGTSLQWQDDLRGAPALNLPSIELQIGYRQGWHEVNLATALPADLGESLALALRVQGKRRLPENVDVMDLPWEMTVQAKGVDTPGLRPWLDVPVALDKGWVDVRAQASQPKAAQTIQMQLAAQLRDVAVLTESEDRLQLQQASLELEGGLNDLQALAQGKQSGDVQWALSMKGFGLRVPDLFAQYLAVDQLNAQGTAHRDEQARLSVSKMNLALRNPDLDAQLTGSWREDAKFEAGVADWQGQFKHLNLAALVNYLPLTVNPLAREWMQAGLVQGAVRDGTIRLQGGLDTFPYGLSPEDGSFEVAGALDQGIVDYQPARPKRLAWPRLEGVQGSIRMHNDNLDIVAQQARMPIAKQQDIVLRDIQTHITSLEQNSFLKLEGVSQAPATSYLALVHQSPLNALLDGLLADSRVKGDWTVPVKLQIPLDNADDAQVQGQIQMNNGEFQYMPEAPSFTALKGELAFNEKGVSAQSLTGKMLGGDTQISGVLEPGKPGLRLSGVLTAKGLEQYLELKGLQRLQGQTPYSVLMKLDAKGSFSLGAESDLTGLALNLPEPFHKPAERAAKLKADWSSDSAAKMDRLQISLEDRQTFLLNLLHAQGSRQGSYFQSGSMGTPGLVNWPQRGLQLHSRYDRMDLDAWERVVEEFGQNLDGSPLTPSARPLLPLLERVRLNADQAFFRGQLLDRLEMESTEDAAGRLFLSMKAKQAEGRLQAQHQGGRYTGMFNANFSRLYIDGGRPDWAWADADLPMNDELHLPAISFKVDDLQIHGVRFGKLEAKGKPAATGKKWTLENFSLNAQGMQLHGYGSLALSGPQRGLELVANSQVSNLGQFVDVSGLLTESIKDGDGTVQAALFWSDFPWSSDKRNIRGQFNVDLRKGRFISLKSRSAKLLELLSLQSISRLSRLDLDLFGAVKEGFAFDSLTGRMNLSQGKLELDNYQIKGPAGAISLKGWIDIWDETLDLIAVVDPNLDMSGAAIAAYFTVNPMVGVGALLTQWLMQIPMSSHLSVTYAVTGKIDDPQLKDLDAPAVSTAKKEKPPRIEP